In a genomic window of Ipomoea triloba cultivar NCNSP0323 chromosome 3, ASM357664v1:
- the LOC116013182 gene encoding protein DOWN-REGULATED IN DIF1 11-like: protein MALPYSSPSSTILTLFIICGAIAVSVSSAHKLPDDADKYLKGLPEETRRLVEKCTEKLSWECAKEVGGALYTDHRKVSKSCCKKITRLGKKCSAALLNVLINVPELKDKKDVILANTKKLINKCLNWKP, encoded by the coding sequence ATGGCACTTCCATACTCATCACCATCTTCTACAATCCTTACCTTGTTCATAATCTGCGGTGCGATCGCAGTGAGTGTATCATCGGCCCACAAACTCCCCGACGATGCCGACAAATATCTGAAAGGGCTGCCGGAAGAGACGAGGCGTTTGGTAGAGAAGTGCACCGAAAAGCTGAGCTGGGAATGCGCCAAGGAAGTTGGCGGCGCTTTGTACACCGATCACCGGAAAGTTTCGAAGAGCTGTTGCAAAAAGATCACGAGACTGGGGAAGAAGTGCAGCGCCGCTCTCCTCAACGTGTTGATTAACGTGCCGGAGCTCAAAGATAAAAAAGATGTTATTCTCGCCAATACCAAGAAGTTGATTAACAAGTGTCTTAATTGGAAACCATAG